One Insulibacter thermoxylanivorax genomic region harbors:
- the flgB gene encoding flagellar basal body rod protein FlgB, translated as MVFETRALSLLERSLDAAALRQKVIANNIANVDTPNYKRSDVRFEELLRQELDGKRKSIVGYRTDPRHIPIGRRPGGTVSLPQVVTDNSTTFNHNGNNVDIEYEMALLAQNQLRYNLLIDRTNGYFKNLRTAIDRR; from the coding sequence ATAGTGTTTGAGACTCGCGCTTTAAGTCTATTGGAGCGCTCGCTTGATGCAGCAGCACTAAGACAGAAGGTCATTGCTAACAACATCGCGAATGTCGATACGCCGAATTATAAACGCTCCGACGTAAGATTCGAGGAGTTGCTGAGACAAGAGCTCGATGGGAAGCGCAAGTCCATCGTCGGTTATCGCACTGACCCAAGGCACATTCCGATCGGCAGAAGGCCGGGCGGCACGGTGAGTTTGCCGCAAGTGGTCACCGATAACAGCACGACGTTCAACCACAACGGGAACAACGTCGATATCGAGTATGAGATGGCTCTGCTCGCTCAGAATCAGCTTAGGTATAACCTGCTGATTGATCGGACGAATGGATACTTCAAGAACTTGCGAACAGCAATCGACAGGAGATGA
- the flgC gene encoding flagellar basal body rod protein FlgC yields MWDSFRISASALTAQRLRMDVIASNIANAETTRAQYADGRWVPYQRKMVVMEPSPAKPSFSAILDQAVHNSVGQGVRVTRIVHDTEPFKRVYNPTHPDADQDGYVLMPNVDLLKEQVDLLGATRSYEANVTALNAAKSMFIKALEIGK; encoded by the coding sequence ATGTGGGACAGTTTCAGGATTAGTGCATCTGCACTAACAGCGCAAAGGCTGCGAATGGATGTGATCGCTTCGAACATAGCCAACGCAGAGACGACCAGAGCGCAATACGCAGATGGGCGCTGGGTCCCATATCAGCGCAAGATGGTGGTCATGGAACCTAGTCCTGCGAAACCATCTTTCTCTGCGATCTTGGACCAAGCTGTACATAATTCCGTTGGACAGGGAGTTCGTGTCACGAGGATCGTTCATGACACGGAACCGTTCAAACGCGTCTACAATCCGACACATCCAGACGCGGATCAAGACGGGTATGTCCTCATGCCCAATGTGGATCTGCTCAAAGAACAAGTTGATCTGCTGGGTGCTACGCGTTCGTATGAGGCGAACGTCACTGCGCTGAACGCCGCGAAGTCGATGTTCATAAAGGCGTTAGAGATCGGCAAGTAA
- the hslU gene encoding ATP-dependent protease ATPase subunit HslU — MNREALTPRQIVAELDKYIIGQKQAKKAVAVALRNRYRRSLLDESMRDEIMPKNILMIGPTGVGKTEIARRLAKLVNAPFVKVEATKFTEIGYVGRDVESMVRDLVETSIRMVKAEKTEQLKDKAEKLANERIVSILVPSGNRSRTGRNPFEMLFGQQTQDTTEREEHVEQDVAARRAEVRAKLLNGELEQQQIEIEVEDNAPTVFDMLAGQGGDQMGFNMQELFGNLLPKRTKKRRLPISEARKVLINEEAQKLLDMDEVIQESIRRAEQSGIIFIDEIDKIASTNQATGPDVSREGVQRDILPIVEGSTVMTKYGPVKTDYILFIAAGAFHNAKPSDLIPELQGRFPIRVELNNLSMEDFVSILTEPKNALTKQYAALLETEGIKVEFSEEAIRELAKIAVEVNSNTDNIGARRLHTLLEKLLEDLSFEAPDIMLESIVITPEYVREKLESIAQNRDLSQYIL, encoded by the coding sequence GTGAACAGAGAAGCGCTGACTCCAAGACAGATCGTCGCCGAACTGGACAAATATATCATCGGACAGAAACAAGCCAAAAAGGCGGTCGCTGTTGCTCTGCGCAATCGATATCGGAGAAGTCTGCTCGATGAGTCGATGCGCGATGAGATCATGCCGAAGAATATCCTGATGATCGGTCCGACGGGTGTGGGCAAGACGGAGATCGCTAGAAGGCTTGCCAAACTGGTGAACGCTCCCTTCGTGAAAGTCGAAGCGACGAAGTTCACGGAGATCGGATATGTGGGAAGAGATGTGGAGTCGATGGTGCGCGATCTCGTCGAGACATCGATCCGCATGGTAAAAGCAGAGAAGACCGAGCAGTTAAAGGACAAAGCAGAAAAACTGGCTAACGAACGCATCGTTTCGATCCTCGTGCCATCGGGCAATCGCAGCCGCACCGGGCGTAATCCGTTCGAGATGCTGTTCGGTCAACAAACGCAGGATACGACGGAGCGGGAAGAACATGTTGAGCAGGATGTGGCTGCCCGCCGTGCTGAAGTGCGAGCCAAGCTGCTGAACGGCGAACTTGAGCAGCAGCAGATTGAGATCGAGGTCGAGGACAATGCGCCGACGGTTTTCGATATGCTTGCAGGTCAAGGCGGGGATCAGATGGGCTTCAATATGCAGGAGCTCTTCGGCAACCTCCTGCCCAAGCGTACGAAGAAGCGCCGTTTGCCCATCTCGGAAGCGCGCAAAGTGCTGATCAATGAGGAAGCTCAGAAGCTGCTCGATATGGATGAGGTCATCCAGGAGTCGATCCGCCGAGCAGAACAAAGCGGCATCATCTTCATCGATGAGATCGATAAGATTGCTAGCACGAATCAAGCCACAGGTCCGGACGTATCGCGGGAAGGCGTACAGCGGGATATCCTGCCGATCGTGGAAGGTTCGACGGTGATGACGAAGTATGGTCCGGTGAAGACAGACTATATCTTGTTCATCGCTGCCGGGGCTTTTCACAATGCGAAGCCGTCCGATCTCATCCCTGAACTGCAGGGCCGCTTCCCGATCCGCGTTGAACTGAACAACCTCAGCATGGAAGACTTCGTCTCCATCCTGACGGAGCCGAAGAATGCTCTTACCAAACAGTACGCAGCCTTGCTTGAAACGGAAGGGATCAAGGTCGAGTTTTCAGAGGAAGCGATACGCGAATTAGCGAAGATCGCCGTAGAAGTCAATTCGAATACAGACAATATCGGTGCACGCAGGCTGCATACGCTGCTGGAGAAGCTGCTGGAGGATCTGTCCTTCGAAGCGCCGGACATCATGCTGGAAAGCATCGTCATCACCCCCGAATATGTGCGGGAGAAATTGGAGAGCATTGCACAGAATCGGGATTTGAGCCAATATATTCTATGA
- the codY gene encoding GTP-sensing pleiotropic transcriptional regulator CodY, producing MNLLTKTRRLNRLLQRAAGQHVNFMEMAEVLRDTINANIYVLSRKGKVLGYGAAGFLEKEESRRMLFEERRIPSEVNDILLMIDETSSAADLKIGEAASAEIIQLFVHPIVTVIPIVGGGQRLGTLVLSRQQDEYVDDDLILAEYGSTIIGMEILRERTEEIEEEARSRAAVQVAVGSLSFSELDAAEQIFEELDGKEGLLVASKVADRAGITRSVIVNALRKLESAGVIETRSLGMKGTYIRILNDKLLEELNQKR from the coding sequence ATGAACTTGCTGACCAAAACACGTCGCTTAAACCGCTTGCTGCAGCGCGCCGCCGGGCAGCATGTAAACTTCATGGAGATGGCGGAAGTACTGCGCGATACCATCAATGCTAATATCTACGTACTGAGCCGCAAAGGCAAAGTACTCGGCTATGGAGCTGCCGGATTCCTGGAGAAGGAAGAGTCGCGCCGTATGCTCTTCGAAGAGCGGCGCATTCCGAGCGAGGTGAATGATATCCTGCTGATGATCGACGAGACCTCTTCTGCGGCCGATCTGAAGATCGGGGAAGCTGCGTCGGCAGAGATCATCCAGTTGTTCGTGCATCCGATCGTGACTGTGATTCCGATTGTGGGAGGCGGTCAGCGGCTAGGGACGCTGGTCCTTTCCCGTCAACAGGACGAATATGTGGATGATGATCTCATCTTGGCCGAGTACGGTTCCACGATTATCGGCATGGAGATCCTGCGGGAGAGAACAGAGGAGATCGAGGAGGAAGCACGCAGCAGAGCTGCTGTGCAAGTAGCCGTCGGCTCGCTGTCTTTCAGCGAGCTGGACGCTGCAGAACAGATCTTCGAGGAACTAGACGGGAAGGAAGGCCTGCTCGTCGCCAGCAAGGTAGCGGACAGAGCTGGGATTACGCGGTCTGTTATCGTGAATGCGTTGCGCAAACTGGAGAGCGCGGGCGTGATCGAAACAAGATCTCTTGGTATGAAAGGCACTTATATTCGCATCTTAAACGATAAACTCTTAGAAGAATTGAATCAGAAACGATAA